Genomic segment of Brachyhypopomus gauderio isolate BG-103 chromosome 10, BGAUD_0.2, whole genome shotgun sequence:
CCCAAATGACACACTGACGTACAGCCACATTTATCTGATCTAAGATCAGGTCCAGCACCTCCCCAGGCTGGATCAATATAACCAATAGCTTCACCACAGCTCTGTAATAAGTCATTTTCCTGATGAGCTCTGGTATATTCCAGAAGAGAACTTGGCAAGCCTAGTTTAATCAGACCACCCATCAATCCACAATACTTTTATTATGCAAATGTAAACAGTGCAACATCTGAATTGCTTGGGAATCTTAGAAGGAGAATTGGGGCCTGCTATCTAGAAAGATAATCTCCTGCAGAGTTCCAAAATATTATTCCACTTTATACACTATacagcccccatactcaaatagaaactttttttttcaatcgtgctatccgctcttattttgaaatcgcgcaccacGATCTCAAGATGAGGCTAGGGATTGCCTCCATGGCAACAATAAACAGCAGCAGTATggggtgatttttttttcaaaagttccacagaagcaaaagtaaatctgcaggcaaaattcttagcatcaagagcagaaagtatatgttatgaatgcaaaacaaaaaaatatatatcaaaagtatatttaaaaatataattggttatttgaaacttattttcgtttgcattttgacaagtttttggttccattgtttttgtttttttggattttcccagtaaggtcttttgcttctggaatctctctttgtttCTGCTTCGGTTTTTggttctgacttttggaacacatttcacgtgtgggagggtcttagatgaaggcgttgctctgcaatctccattggtcactgattccggactgacacagagctctgaaaccgcctctgggaccaagccacgcccaccccaccagcttcccagcgttttcaaacatggcggaacgcgtgggttctgtttcacagcagcatgtaaactgagttttaccactAAAgcttataattaattgctaaatggtctgtagatattgaaAATACTCATATATCTTCCACACATCAGTgttttctctccatccagttcactaaaattttaaaaagctcacactggtgaagtgtgctaatgTAACGATTTAGCTGTTGCACAATCAAGGGGAGGACACAAATGCGAAACAGAGCATACAATCTCATTAGGCTTTATTTCATATTCTACATTGACTGAGGACACGCAAGTGGAACGCGAACGACGAGGCATGATGAACAGAGAACACGCCCTTACACTCTAAGGCAGCAGAAATGACAAGGACACAAAACTAGAACAAACAAGAGTAAAATGAATGGTTACACACACTGACAGGAACAAACGCACGGGAAGCAAGTAACAACCATATAACCGACACATGAACATGAAGACCATCTGAACATACATGCACTGTCAGGCACAATACCCCAATAGGCTAACGCCAAGAACACGCAACCAAGCATAAGCACAGTGACTCTAACAAACCCATAACATAAGCCATGTTCGagaacacagagaccaaacatgaactgaaaacctaaaacactacgaatcttaaaatggaacagagactttaaccatacacaaacacgaagcTAATCACAACTACAAAAGACAGATAAGGCTTGAATACCTTGCACATCCAAATAGGagctaaagaaacgacaatgatccctgaagTTAAAGTCTGGACAtgggctatatatatatacacacacacacacttgtaaaacTAATATGAGCTAACACGGAACAACTGAAACAGAGGGGCGTGACAAGAACGAGAACAAATACAACGTAAAAACGACGAGATACTagaaaggggcggagccagacgtgacagctaaatattaattaattaattaattaatttgcaatatatacagaccatttagcaattaattagaATCTTTATATAAATCTTAATGGCAAAACTCAGTTAAAtgctgctgtgaaacagaacccacgcgttccgccatgtttgaaaacgctgggaagctggtggggtgggcgtggcttggtcccagaggcggtttcagagctctgtgtcagtccggaatcagtgaccaatggagattgcagaggaacgccttcatttaagaccctcccacacatgaaatgtgttccaaaagtcagaaccAAAAACCGAAGCAGaaacaaagagagattccagaagcaaaagaccttactgggaaaatccaaaaaaaaaacaaaaaacaatggaaccaaaaacttgtcaaaatgcaaacgaaaataagtttaaaATCCCCAATTGTATTTTTAAAATAGAcctttgatatatttttttgtgttttgtgttcacaacatatactttctgctcttgatgCTGAGAATTTTGCCTgcagatttacttttgcttctgtggaacttttgaaacaaaaatcacaccatacagCAGCAACACGTTTACCGACCGGAGCAATAATGACATGCCCGAAAtttgccccccccaaaaaactgGACAACGAAAACCGCCAGTTCCAGAATGGACAGCAAGGTTTGCGTTCTTTCTACCACCGTCCAGTATTCGCCCTATGTGCTTAATATGTCAAGAAACTGTCACGGCAATAAAAATTTGCAATGTGAAACGACACTATGAATCAAAAAATTTTTAAGAGATATTTCTGCAAAACTCCGAGATCAGAACAACAAAATTAAATGCTCTTAAAGCATCATATGAAACATCCAACCGAATCCTCCACACTTCTttgacaaaacaacaaacagcaACACAATGCTCCCTTAGAGTACCGTGGGTTTTGGCAAAGCACATGAAGCCATTTACGGATTCAGAGATAATGAATAGctattaattttaatttatgcccaaatgcaaattatatttttattttaggtcATATTTTGTTTTGAATAAAAAGGAAATGTTATAAATGTTATACGTTATATTGTTATGATACATTATCATACACCGTCCCAATAAATGGCCCCTTGAGTCATTGAAAAAAATAATTGTGTCccctcatcatttctatttgagtacccctgctataCAGTATGTTAAAAGTGAAATCACTTGCATCTctcattaatgcaaatttaAAAGCAGTCATATCTATTAAAACCCCTTGAGAAATGAACTAATTGTAACATTTTTTAGTTTTTCCCTAATGCACTTGACTGCAGTGTCGAAAGAAACCACTGCTCTTTCATAGTCTTTCATAGTGTGACAAGGAGTGATCAGGAGGTGGACACGTGAAGAacagcgagatttattaaaaatCCAAAGTTATTGTTGTTAGAATGGTCCAAGGTCAATTTACCAATGAGCAAAAAGTTAGATTACAACAAAATTGACTATGTACAAAACCATGGCTTAATATAACAATTACAAGGCTATTTGCAAACATGAAGGATAACAAATAAAAGAAGCAACTTAGATCTATGACCAGTAGAACTTAAAGTAGAACTAAAAATGAGGGGTATAAGTACACAGACTAacggaactaaactagacacaggtgaatacAATAACAAGGGGTGGAGCACCAGAGGAGAGGGCATAACAACAAACCAAAACAACGAAGCACATGGAGAACAAAACACAGGTGTGATTGACAAGTGTGGGAGGGGCCATACATGACGCATAGCAAGCCACCTCACAAACACAACTCTTCCCTCTCTGACAGAGGTTCGTGTTAGCATGTCCTGCAGGAGTAAGGCATTTTTCTGCTCAGATGACAACCCTTATTGCATGTTTTAACAAATACTTTCAGTCAGTGAGTGAAATCACAGTGGAGTGGCCACTTGAGGTATACATGGTGTTTCGTGTTTCCCAAATAAGCCCCTGTTAGTGCATTCTTTGCATGGTTTTCATGATACTGTCATGGTGAGAAGGGTGCCAATGAGGCAACTTAAACCATATTGGTTAGTGAGATCTGTCGCTCTCTAGTGTCTCATGGTTTAAAGCATGCACTCACCAGGCTACTGAGAGCAGTCAGCATCTGCGGTTCGTGATTAAGTCTGGGTGTCCACAGGTGAGCTGGGAGAAGGAGCATCGGTTGGAGCTGGACAAACTACGGCGAGAGGTGGAGTTGAGGAAAGCCGAGGCACTGAGCGCCCAGACCGCCCTGCAAAGCAAAGAGGCGGTGCGGCTTTTCTCTTGACTGGCCTTTTTTTGTCTTTATTACACATAAATAAGGTTCAGTATAGTAAAATGGTGTGATCCACAAATGGTACCGCTTTGTTTTTACACTGtgggtgtgcatatgtgtgtgtgtgtgtgtgtgtgtgtgtgtgtgttccagtcaGGGGACCAGCTGAGCAGTGTGTTGGTGGGGTTGCAGGCGGAGAAGGAGGCACTGCTGCGTTCCATGCGGGAGCAGGAGGCGGAGCTGAACAGTCTACGTCAGGAGCGGGAGAAGAGTCAGATGGAGATGGGGCCCCTGCAGAAGCAACTGCAGGAAgtggtcagtggaatgatgatTAGCCACTAAAGGATGATGTTTTTGGTCATTCACATGGCAAATGAGAACATGCTGACAGTTCCCCAATCATTTTCATTCATTGTTAGCCACATTAGCATTGTTGCTGAATCGGCCGTTTAAGGCTCCGTGCTCCAGGTCCAATGTCTGTGCCATGCAGTGGTGACTCGAGTGTTTGGACGAGGTTTCCTCGACATCACAGCTGTGTGCGTCTCCACAGCTACGGCGTGAGCAGGAGCAGCAGGTGGAGATCGGCCGGCTCCGGCGTGAGCTGGAGCAGGAGAGGGCGGAGGCGGCGAGGGCCCAGACAACCCTCCACAGCAGGCAGACGGTAGGGGCTTTGGCCTAGAACTGTTTACTGATCTTGGCTATGAAGGGCTGTAAGATCAGCAGTGTAAAATCGCCTCCTGCGGTGCTAAATGTGTACCCGCAAAGTGCTGTCTTATTCAGAATCAGTTAACTCTGCAGTTCATGAAGAGGCATCTGTATGTGGTGACCGGCTCACGTGATATGTTAGTTGTGATTAATAACTGCCAATATCTCCAGTGTTTGTGGCATaaagctttcttttttttttgaagtTTTTTGCAGCTTCAAAGACCCAAGAAatggtccttatagcacaataTATTGACCTGCTGCAcaaaaccttaagcacattctctgatTTACTCTCATTTAGAAATTcttaaacacactttttgcaaaacattaacaGTTCTTTATATAAGAAACGATATTCAaaaaaacatgtgtttcttttggaaaacactgccacacaactgCTACACCCACCTACCAAAATCCATTAACAGTCCTCACaggttacaacacttctagctaaatctttagacatcaaaacctaatccctataaagagaccacaagttgcaaatcttggtttgcacatcaGTGGAGTCCAATACTCTACTCAATCATgcgttgggttttctggaggcaaagggtccaaccttatctgtgctgctacactgtagcatcatccagacaaTTAAAAATGATAATAGATAAGTAGACctatcctctatacatacttttggcagtcatggtctggtggttagggaaccggtcttgtgaccggaggctcatgggttcaattcccaggcctgaggccatgactgaggtgcccttgagcaaggcacctaaccccaactgctccccgggcaccggactagggctgcccaccgctctgggcacgtgtgcaccacagccccctagtaatcactagcgtgtgtgtgtatgttaactGCACacatgggtaaatgcagaggataaatttcgattgaggtgaaaatcacaattgacaaatatggcacttttacattttacatttagatTTTACATTTTAGACGTCCCCTTGCTGGGAGACAAAGACGGCTATAGTTTCAGAACAGAAAGACCGTCGTCAGTATGGTCAGAGCAACAGCACAGTTTCCGACAACTACAATActacatcattactgacaacgtcaccatcagcaccatccattcagtgagtctatctGGACTGGGCCAGTGAGAATGTGAAACAACTGCGCTATGAATTTGCGCAAGTACGCTCTGCTATCCACTCACAGATagtccagtgtcctgtgccacacagCATTGACAACATTATGCCTATTTCATACTGTCCTACAATACTGTAATGAACATCATAGGACACTGTGCCAATGTCAGAGTCCCTGGCAGCATAGCAGCATCAcacaatgtgtgcagccatttgccaaaatggtggtgttcatcatcatgccactcttggtccctataacactgtgcacatcatcaccttcctcaacacagaacacatcatacaccagggggatgaaccagaacagtctCAGTTTGTTTTCATCTGGGACAACATAAGTTTCGGgctcaagtacaaactggttcactgaacagccaCAATTTGTTGTgtttcacctccaccaaactctccattACTGTTGAGTTCTGtttggcatggaggtggtcgCCAACCCCACTGACGCAAATCCATTCAGCAGgcgatggaggaagcttgaggctattttgtctttttgtttttccttttttgtcatttttgttgtccatgtgtttacagtatatccagcatgtgttgctgtagtgttcatgcaaaaccaaaaaaaacctTCCCGTTGTAATTGTGTCTTACTTTgtggtgtaaatgtactgaatatgcagaaataactTCTATATTTGTGAATGGTCATGTATATGTCagacctctgacagaccttTACAGCTGACTACAAActgaacactcaaacacatggtgtgtatgtgtgtgtgtgtgtgtgtgtgtgtgtgtgagtgtttgttccAGGCGGGAGATGACATGAGCAGTGTGTTGGTGGGGCTGCAGGTGGAGAAGGAGGCACTGCTGCGCTCCATGCgggagcaggaggtggagctgAACAGTCTACGTCAGGGGAGGGAGAAGAGTCAGATGGAGATGGGGGCCCTGCAGAAGCAGCTGCAGGCCAAGGTCAGGGTTCAACTGCAGATACACAGCTACCCTCCGTCTTCCCTCCGTCTCACCTTATGCCTTCATCACACGGCGTGTGGTAAACGGCAGCTaaatttgggtgtgtgtgtgtgtgtgcgtgtgggtgcgcgtgtgtttgtgcatgtatgtgtgtgtgtgcgtgtatgtgtgtgtgtgtgcgtgtatgtatgtgtgtgtgtgtgtgtgtgtgtgtgtgtgcgtgtgtttgtgcgtgtgtgtgtgtgtgtgtgtgtgtatgtgtgtgtgtgcgtgtgtgtgtgtgtgtgtgcgtgtgtgtgtgtgtgtgtgtgtgtatatgtgtgtgtgtgtgtgggtgtgcgtgtgtttgtgcctgtatgtgtgtgtgtgcgtgtatgtgtgtgtgcgtgtgggtgtgtgtgtgtgtgtgtgcgtgtatgtgcgtgtgtgtgtgtgcgtgcgtgtttgtgcgtgtgtgtgcgtgcgtgtgcgtgcgtgtgcgtgcgtgtttgtgcgtgtatgtgtgcgtgtgtgtgtgtgtgcgtgtgtgtgtgtgtgtgtgtatatgtgtgtgtgtgtgggggtgtgcgtgtgtttgtgcctgtatgtgtgtgtgtgcgtgtatgtatgtgtgcgtgtgggtgtgcgtgtgtttgtgcgtgtatgtgtgtgtgtgtgtgcgtgtgtgtgtgcgtgtgtgtgtgtgcgtgcgtgtgtgtgtgcgtgcgtgtgtgcgtgcgtgtgtgcgtgcgtgtgtgtttgtgcgtgtgtgtgcgtgtatgtgtgtgcgtctgtgtgtgtgcgtgtgtgtgtgtgtgtgtgtgtgtgtgtgtgcgtgtgtgtgtgtgtatatgtgtgtgtgtgtgtgtgtgtgtgtgtatatatgtgtgtgtgcgtgtgtgtgtgtgtgtgtgtgtgtgtgtgtatatgtgtgtgtgcgtgtgtgcgtgtgggtgcgcgtgtgtgtgtgcgtgtgcgtgtgtgtgtgtgtgtgtgtgtgtgtgtgtgtgtgtgtatgtgtgtgtgcgtgtgtgtgtgtgtgtgtgtgtgtatgtgtgtgtgcgtgtgtgtgcgtgtgcgtgcgtgcgtgtgtgtgtgtgtgtgtgtgtgtgtgtgtgtgtgtgtatgtgcgtgtgtgtgtgtgtgtgtgtgtgtgtgtgcgtgtgtgtgtgtgcgtgtgtgtgtgtgtatatgtgtgtgtgtgtatgtgtttgtgtgtgtgtgtgtgtgtgtgtgtgtatatgtgtgtgtgtgtgtgtgtgtgtgtgtatatgtgtgtgtgtgtgtgtgtgtgtgtgtgtgtatatgtgtgtgtgtgtatgtgtttgtgcgtgtgtgtgtgtgtgtgtgtgtgtgtgtatatgtgtgtgtgtgtgtgtgtgtgtgtgtgtatatgtgtgtgtgtatgtgtgtgcgtgtgtgtgtgtgtgtgcgtgtgcgtgcgtgcgtgtgcgcgtgcgtgtgtgcgtgcgtgtgtgcgtgcgtgtgtgtttgtgcgtgtgtgtgcgtgtatgtgtgtgcgtctgtgtgtgtgtgtgtgtgtgtgtgtgtgtgtgtgtgtatatgtgtgtgtgtgtgtgtgtgtgtgtgtgtgtgtgtgtgtgtgtgtgtatgtgtgtgtgtgtgtgtgtgtgtgtgtatatgtgtgtgtgtgtgtgtgtgtgtgtgtgtgtgtgtgtatgtgtgtgtatgtgtgtgtgtgtgtgtgtgtgtgtgtgtgtgtgtgtgtgtatgtgtgtgtgtgtgtgtgtgtgtgtgtatatgtgtgtgtgtgtgtgtgtgtgtgtgtgtgtgtatgtgtgtgtatgtgtgtgtatgtgtgtgtgtgtgtgtgtatgtgtgtgtgtgtgtgtgtgtgtgtgtgtgtgtgtgtgtgtgtgtgtgtgtgtgtgtgtgtgttcagtcaaGTCAGGAGTCTGTGCTGCATCAGAAGCTGCAGGAGGAGCAGTTCTGCCTGCTACAGTGTGCCGTGGTGGAGGCTGAGGGCATCATACTGGACGCCGTTGCCAAGGTCGACGACCCCATGCACATCCGCTGCACATGCACACCAGGTAGGCATCACGTCCCAGCTGAACGCCCACAGCACAACTAACCACAGAAGTTTTTTTCCACAAAACTGCAAAATGGTCTTTTTCTAACGTCACTTTCCTGAAACCCACGGGACACCAGAGTATCTGATCAATCGGGCAGAGACAACCCTGGTCTCCATTGACAAGATGCAGCAGAGCCATTGTGTCTACCTGGGGAACCTGGAGGGTAAGAcgccggctccgcctgtgcttTCACTGGCCAATGGGAGCAAGCAGCACATGATCACATGatctcctctccctccagatGCCAGCGGGTTGCTGAGGGCGGTGACCCAGTTTTCCCACCTTGCAGCAGACACTATAGTTAATGGAGCTGCTACTGCACACTCTGTACCCACTGACCAAGCTGaccgtgagcacacacacacacacacacacacacacaaataaaacttGAAACCCATGAAATGTGACCACGTAACACAATAAATCATGAACACAAATCATTGCAAGTTTATCATTTGatatttgtttttgtctttttaagACCAGTAGTATCCATAATACAACTTTGTAAATTTGTAATAATGCCATTTACTGAAATTGTACGGATATGTTTTGTCTTAATAATTTATGGAGAGCTATGTATCGGGTGTATGGACACACGCCCACCTTGGGTCATGTAAATACTGAGGAGATTATTAGCTGGATTGAGTTCAGAATGCAGTTCTGAGGTGCGTGGTATGGTGCGTTGTCCACACCGGACCCTCACTTTCCTCCACCGGTCTCCAGGGCTGACGGACAACTGCCGAGACTGCGCCACCCACTGCCTGCAGTTCCTCAGGGAGCTGAAGCTGAAGGCCACCCTGCCTAGGGCTGACCCCACCGCCATCCGCTACGTCATCCAGCGCATCCTCAACCAGGGCCATGTGAGTGTGTACGCAATGGCAGGACACGGGGTGGGTGAAGGGgcttgtgggtgtgggtgtagggtgtggCTCTTGATGTGGGTCCGTTTGGAGTAATTAGGGAGTACTCTCCACAGGCCCTGCGACACACAGACCAAGATACTCAGAACGCAGAACTGGCTGATCTGGTGGACATGGAGATGATTGCCACCTCCACTGCAATTGAGGATGCCGTGCTGAGGATGGATGTAAGAACAACATTAGATGTTCATCAGGTTATTGGGTCGTCCTTAGGCCACTTGGTCATCCTAAGGCTCTTTGCATTTTCACTCTTGTTTTGCAGGAAATATTAAACCAAGCTAGAAAAGATACATCTGGAATAAAACTGGAAGTTAATCAAAGGTGATTATCACATTGTCGCAAACTACAGACTTTTCCCCTCTCTGCTGATTTGAACACACCATCTGCCTGAGTCTCACTCATTTAATTTTCCTCATTTATTTCTCCTGGCTTTGTTTTTGTACCTCAGCATTATTGGCTCCTGCTCTGATCTGATGAAAGTAAGTCTCTACGTCCCTTTCGCTTGTGCACAAGCCTGTTCTTCTCTGAAGAATTAGCAACCTGAGAACTTCAGCTCATCGACTTTGCTTCCCGCAGGCCATACACATGCTGATAACCGCTGCCACCGATTTACAGAAGGACATCGTGGAGAGCGGTCGGGTATGTGCAAGCAAGAACGAGATCTCCAGAACGGCCGGAGAATTTGGTGCTCATGCAACTCACAGATCTCTGCTCATCCTAGGGAGTTGGATCTGTGAAAGACTTCTATGCCAAGAATTCCTGTTGGACCGAGGGTCTCATCTCGGCCTCCAAGGCTGTCGGATGGGGTGCGACGCAGATGGTGTAAGTCCATGTCAATGGGAGAGAAGACAGCAGATCTTTAGAACCTTCCTTCTTTCACTTGGCATATGTATTGTCCCTCATTATAAAGACATTTGGTATATACTTTAGTGATCTGAATCTCTTTTATGTTCAGCTGCCAAatttatatatgtgtgcatCTCCAGTATATTTGTATAAATGTGCTACTCACCTAGGGAGTCTGCAGACAAAGTGGTGACAGATCGAGGCAAATACGAAGAGCTGATTGTCTGCTCCCATGAGATTGCTGCCAGCACCGCCCAGCTAGTGGCGGCCTCCAAGGTAAAGATCCAACTCGGTAGATCCCACTCGGTAGATCCCACTCAGTAGATCACACGTGGTAGATCACACTCAGTAGATCACACGCGGTAGGTCCCACTCTGTGGATCCCACTCTGTGGATCCCACTCAGTAGATCAAACGCGGTAGATCACACTCAGTAGATCACACACGGTAGGTCACACTCGGTAGCTCCTGACTAATCTGGAACTGCAGCTCGCATGTAGCTAATGCTGGTGTCCGTCCTCGCCCGTGCAGGTGAAAGCCGACCGTGGCAACAAGAAGCTTCATACACTGCAGCAGGCCTCGCGGCACGTGAACGACATGGCTGCCGTCGTCGTGACGTCAACAAAAACAGGACAGATGCAGATCGAGTACAAGGGTGGGTAGGATTAGGATTAAACATCAGTCTATAAAAGTGAGAGTTGTGTAATTGGTAACCCGTAGTACTGCTTACAGTTTTTTGTGTAGCACGATCTGGTGTGCACTTGATTTTACTTTATCTGCACGTTAAATCTACACCTTGTGATTCCACAGATCCACTGGATTTCTCAGGCGTTTCCCTTATCAAGCTGAAGACAGAGGAAATGGACTCGCAGGTAAtctttttgggggggggaaagggggtggggggggatgtCTTCTGTACTTCACGATTCCAGGGGCATGTGTGACTGTACCGGTCTCCTCCTCCATGTCCATAATCAGACATGTGTCTCCGGTTGTGTTTAACCCTCCGTGTGCAGGTGAAAGTACTCGAGCTGGAGTCTCAGCTGTCCAAGGAGCGCCAGCGCCTTGGGGAGCTGAGGAAGAAGCACTATGAGCTGGCTGGACTGGCACCCGATCAGCCTGAAAAGGGGGGCTTCCATGACTTCATCAATGTCTGGCCTCCACCCATGCCTGAACTGCCACTGCCTGATCTGCCTCCGCCCATGCCTGAACTGCCTCTGCCTGAACTGCCTCTGCCTGAACTGCCTCTGCCCGATCCACCCAAACCTGAGCCTCCTAAAGCCTCTAAAAAGTCTTCCATCTTTCATAAATCTGGCACACTCCTGAAGAGTGCTGTAAGTATCTCCATATGCACAGCTATTCTGGTTTTAACGTGGTTGGGTTATATAATTTTTGGCTTCTTTTTATGGTGTTTGTGGCTTTTACTTTTAATTGAATTTCATATGCTATTCTGCTCATTCATTTCTCACTCTTTTACAGT
This window contains:
- the hip1ra gene encoding huntingtin-interacting protein 1-related protein → MTSKNKSEKTDKSEKALAAEKEQFVKVQLQSIGKCITSAEAPIKEKYARTILLGTHKEGGAVTFWSHAVSLPLASNAILSWKFCHMVHKLLRDGHPNSVRDSRGHCPNIKQMGTLWGRLHDRYGHIVALYAKYLCIKIEFHCKHKEISPNLETPEEVLEKALAVDVNQVIETTGEVFEYMETALKLQETVFRQLDSNSTSSTTPVGQCRLAPLVPVIQDCGPLYHFLVKLIFKLHSRIPVDTLLGHRERFRDQFNGLTQFFEKARSIEFFKTIIQIPDLPDSPPNFLRAASLADHVKPVVVENQQFEDDDTESQMDFGESTGYPMFLAYNQYDPSGDTRVQRETEVESLRKELEAVKPEIHIFKAEAQRAVVQLKEQVNKLEAEVEEQRTHKQMAMVENEQLRMEVEVLRTQSAVAASMHASVEDAGNRAQTVQVQFSRLKEKHAELVSRHADLMRKNADAVKQLTSTQKAQEEAVRLKEQMAEELEQLKQDKGVKFEAHKAEIVKLKQELKTGKAEITQVQTALLSKEKSGDQLSSVLVGLQAEKEALLRSTREQEAELNSLRQEREKSQMEMGALLKQLQEKVSWEKEHRLELDKLRREVELRKAEALSAQTALQSKEASGDQLSSVLVGLQAEKEALLRSMREQEAELNSLRQEREKSQMEMGPLQKQLQEVLRREQEQQVEIGRLRRELEQERAEAARAQTTLHSRQTAGDDMSSVLVGLQVEKEALLRSMREQEVELNSLRQGREKSQMEMGALQKQLQAKSSQESVLHQKLQEEQFCLLQCAVVEAEGIILDAVAKVDDPMHIRCTCTPEYLINRAETTLVSIDKMQQSHCVYLGNLEDASGLLRAVTQFSHLAADTIVNGAATAHSVPTDQADRLTDNCRDCATHCLQFLRELKLKATLPRADPTAIRYVIQRILNQGHALRHTDQDTQNAELADLVDMEMIATSTAIEDAVLRMDEILNQARKDTSGIKLEVNQSIIGSCSDLMKAIHMLITAATDLQKDIVESGRGVGSVKDFYAKNSCWTEGLISASKAVGWGATQMVESADKVVTDRGKYEELIVCSHEIAASTAQLVAASKVKADRGNKKLHTLQQASRHVNDMAAVVVTSTKTGQMQIEYKDPLDFSGVSLIKLKTEEMDSQVKVLELESQLSKERQRLGELRKKHYELAGLAPDQPEKGGFHDFINVWPPPMPELPLPDLPPPMPELPLPELPLPELPLPDPPKPEPPKASKKSSIFHKSGTLLKSAFR